GTAATAGCGGGGCTGACTCGCCGCCGCGCCGATGGCGGCGCCCAGCGCCATGCCGCCGATCGCCGCTCCGGCGATCGCGCCCGCGCTCGGGCCGGAACGATAGCGATAATAATAACCACCCGCCGCAGCCGGCGTCGCGGCGATCATGCTGGTCAGGCCAAGGGCGATAATCGCGGTCGTGAAAATCTTGCGCATGGTGCTTGCTCTCTCTCGAAGTCTGTCGCTCTTTTGTCGATGAGAGGAGCCTATAAGCAGCCACGAGCGACGAATGTGCGCGCGAACACACGCCTGCGGCGTATGGCGCAAGACGGGCGGGAGCGCCCATGCGGCGCATCCACCCGGCTGCTGACGCAACGCGGCATGCGGATGAAATGCTGAATTCACTGCGGGCGTGCCGAAAAACAGCGCAGGTCGAACAGGCGCGCCTCGTCTGCCGGGAACAGCCGGTTAACGCTGCGGCTTCCTGACTTTCTTTTTCGCCGGCGCGTCGGGCGCGTCGAAGAAACCAGCAGGCGGCGGGAGCGCTTCAGCGCGCTTCGGCGGCGGGGGCGAGTTGGGGTCGAGCGTGTCGCCGGTGAGATCGGGCAGCTCCGTGCCGTTCGGCAATACGCCCGTTTCAAGAACGCCAAAATCCAGACCTTGACCAAGGCCCTGCGCATGCGCCGGCTGGAGAGACACGGCAACAAACATCGCCCCTGCAAACAGGAGCGGAAACTTCAGCATTCTCGGCGACATCGCGGTTCCTTTTGCTGACGACGATCACCGGCCAGTGTCGGTCGCGCGGCGAAGCTTGGCAAGACGGCATTTCATCGGCTTCGCCCGTCGCCTGCTCGCGCCAGGCGATCGGCCGAGGTTCAGGAAATCGGCTTTGCGCGCGCTAGAACGCGCGTTCGGACAGCGTGTGAGGACAAACTGAGGTGCTTTTTACCTGAATGGATCGCAGATGACCGTGGCAAGTGTAATAGCAGATGGTTTCCAGACCATGGGCCAGCTGATGACTGCTCATGCACATGGCCGGCGAGGGGAGTGATCCGGACGAATGCCGAATGCTGTCGGAATGGAAGTTCAGAACCTGCGATGGATTGTGAAACGAGCCGGAATGACGTGCTTTCCCCGGATGATTCAGCCGATGGTTCGGATTACTGTTGTGAAGTTTCGTCGGACGATGCAGCATGCTCGCATGATGAATCGAATTATGATGCAAGCCCGAGGCGTTCGGCGAGTTGAGTTGAACGGGGACGACGAGGAGGGTCGAATATATGGCCATCATCAAAGGCATCACAAACCCTCCCTGGGGGCATTAACCTAACCGGCTTTGCCGCGGCGATGACTCCGGTCTGCGCCAGCGGCAGATTGGCGGCGACCAACACGGCGCGCCAAACAGCGAACCCGGAATCGGGCGGGGTGATGATAATCATAAACACGATCCGGCGCGCCAGAGCGATAGAGATTTAACCGTAATCATAACCGTATGGAGGCTGGCGGCCGGGCGTCGGGCCGCCAGCCGCCCTGTCACTTTCTCAATCTTGCCAATGGCGTAGAATTCGAAGATGACTACGCCAGACCGGGATGCCTTACGGCAAGGTTCATGTTAAGCTGGCGCGCCAGAAACCGAACGCGACTCTGTCTGAGTTGAGGACGCCAAAGGCGTGCGTCGACACGCGCCTGTAACTGGGACCCCTCGATTCGCGGGCTCCGCCTGGAGATCAATCGGCATGTTATGGGAAATCGACTGGTTGTTCGGTGTGCCGATGATGATCGTCACGACGATGTTCCACGTCTGCGGTCTGGTGTTGCTGGGCTATACGCTGGTCATCTTCGAGCGCAGGCGCAAAGCGCCGCGATCGGTCTCATTTTTCCTGTTCATCTGCATGTATATGGCGAATGTGGTGATCCTGTTGCACGGCGTCGAGTCCATTGCCTGGGCAATCCTCTATATGTCGCTGGACGCCATTCCGGTGACGCGCGACGCGGTGCTATATTCACTCAACGCCTTCACGGCCTATGACCATGAGTCTGCGCTTCTTGCGCCGGAGTGGCGCCTGCTGGGCTCGCTCGAAGCCATGAATGGCTCGCTGATTTTCGGGCTGACGACAGCTTTTCTGTTCGCCGCGCTGAGCCAGCTGCGCCCCGTCAGGCGCGCGTAGCGCGGGCCTGTCGACATGCCGTCCTCCCAATTCAAAAGGATGATCCGATGACACCACGGCTGCTGACGAGCATCGGCCTGACTTTACTGACGTGCCCCGCATGGGCGGCGCCGGCGCTCTATAATTGCGTTTTCGAGGCGGGGCCGGAGAAAGAGGCGCAAGTGCGTCACAAGCCACACGTCGTGGATTACATCTACGATCCTGTCGCGGGCGGCGGCGTCATTCTCGGCAATGATCTCGAGGTTCTGGTGGTGAAGGGCGCGGAGGCGATCTCCTTCGTGACCAAAGGCCCTGACGGCGGAGTCGACTCGACAACGATTCACCTGAATGGCCAGAAGGACAATAGATTTCCTGCGGTCTTCAGCTCGCACCACATCGAGGGCGATTTGCGTCCAGGCCAATGGCGCGGCTGGTGCACGCTCTCTCAACGCGGCTGAGGTCAGCAGGCATGTTTCTGCAAAGAGACGAGATCGAAAGACGGTTGCAGGCGCGTCTTGGCAAGATCCATGCGCGGCTGCGTCTGGCGATCGAGGAAGATCACGAGGCGCAGTCCTTCGGACAAGGCCTGACCTTTCTCCACATTGAAAACCTGCCCTACTCCCGCGCAGTGATCGAAGGCGTCCTGCGCCTGACCGGCATGTATTGGCTCGGTCAGCGGAACGCGCGTCGGGTTCGCGTCCTCACCAATGAAATCGTCAGCAGTCGCCTGCCGGAGGCGTTCAGCGGCTTCACGATACTGCATATGACCGATTTGCACGCGGATCGAAGCGCGGGCGCGCTCGCGGCGGTAAAGGAACTCGTTCGGGATATCGACTACGACCATTGCGTCTGGACCGGCGATTACCGCGCGGAAACATTCGGCGATTTCGGCCCCTGTCTCGAGGAACTGCAGAAATTGCGCGCGGCCATTCACACGGATGTCCATGCGGTGCTGGGGAACCACGACTCCATCCTGATGGCGCCCGACCTCGAGGATATGGGCGTGCGAATGCTGCTGAATGAAAATGTCGCTCTTTCCCGCGGCGGCGCCTCTATTTTTCTTGCGGGCGTCGACGACGCGCATTTTTACCGCGTCGACAATATTGAAAAGGCGGCGCATGATATTCCCCATGACGCCTATTCGATCCTTCTGTCGCATACGCCCGAAATTTACAGACAGGCCGCGCATGCCGGTTTCGACCTGATGCTCGGCGGCCATACGCATGGCGGCCAGATCTGTCTGCCGGGCGGTTTTCCGCTGACCCTCGACGCGGTTCTGCCGCGCCGCATGGGAAAGGGCGCGTGGACCTACGCCAGCATGAGCGGCTACACCAGCGCGGGCGCCGGAACCTCCATCGTGCCGGCGCGGTTCAATTGCCCGCCGGAGATCACATTGCACCGTCTCATCAGGGGCTGAGTCGTCAGTAGGGCTGCTCGCGAAGTCCAAGCGCATAAAGAACGCGCGACAGGAAAAGCTCTCCGACGAAAAACAGCGCGACCACCGCCGCGACATCGCCGGCGCTCAACGACAGCTCGAACACGGCGTAGAGCGCAGGCAAAAGCGATTCCGGAATCTGGTCGAGGCCAAGCGCCTGGGCGCTCGGCGCGCGCGCGCTGCGGCGCTTCACGAAGCTCGAAAAAAGATCGCCCAGCATCGCCAGCGCAGCGATGATCACACCGCTTGCCGCAGTGAGACCGAGAAGGCGCGCAGCCACGGCCGTCGCGACGATGCTCGCAAGGAGGCCGCGCAGCGTCTTCGAACGACCGAGAAGCGGGCGCCCGTCGGGCCACAGCGCGCCGCCGTCAACAGGGCATGAGAAGCGCGATCCCAAGAGGCGCGTCGCAAGAATGGGCGCGCCATTGGCGACGGCCACAAGCAGCAGAACCTGCACGACGGCGCCCGGCGTCACGCCTGCCTCCCTTTGAAAAGGCGCGCGCGGACGGCAAGCCGCATCTGACGCCCTAGCAACACGGCGCGCATCGAGCGTCCGCGCCATTCATCAGCTTGACGTTGCTGTGAGCGGCGATCAACGGCGTCAGCGCCGACAGATTCCCGGCATCGTCGAGGTAGACATGG
The DNA window shown above is from Methylocystis echinoides and carries:
- a CDS encoding metallophosphoesterase, which translates into the protein MFLQRDEIERRLQARLGKIHARLRLAIEEDHEAQSFGQGLTFLHIENLPYSRAVIEGVLRLTGMYWLGQRNARRVRVLTNEIVSSRLPEAFSGFTILHMTDLHADRSAGALAAVKELVRDIDYDHCVWTGDYRAETFGDFGPCLEELQKLRAAIHTDVHAVLGNHDSILMAPDLEDMGVRMLLNENVALSRGGASIFLAGVDDAHFYRVDNIEKAAHDIPHDAYSILLSHTPEIYRQAAHAGFDLMLGGHTHGGQICLPGGFPLTLDAVLPRRMGKGAWTYASMSGYTSAGAGTSIVPARFNCPPEITLHRLIRG
- a CDS encoding CDP-archaeol synthase; the protein is MTPGAVVQVLLLVAVANGAPILATRLLGSRFSCPVDGGALWPDGRPLLGRSKTLRGLLASIVATAVAARLLGLTAASGVIIAALAMLGDLFSSFVKRRSARAPSAQALGLDQIPESLLPALYAVFELSLSAGDVAAVVALFFVGELFLSRVLYALGLREQPY